The proteins below are encoded in one region of Paenibacillus albus:
- a CDS encoding PIG-L deacetylase family protein, which yields MRVLAIGAHPDDIEILCGGTLAKFAARGDQVTMMIATNGNVGSPTLGKEEIAAIRKLEAEASAALIGADFIWLNYDDEFLFHDRESRMMFINAIRGANPDVMFVHSSGDYHPDHRICSEIAIDCRIPVTVPLIKTEHPHMSKIPHVFLMDTIGSIGFEPEAYVDITESFDMKARMLECHDSQNTWLQYMYGTGIVENAAKTSAFRGAAPGFKYAEAFRSLPLYPIPGGLHLLP from the coding sequence ATGAGAGTACTGGCGATTGGCGCGCACCCGGATGACATCGAAATTCTGTGCGGTGGCACGCTGGCCAAATTCGCCGCCCGCGGCGACCAAGTGACGATGATGATCGCGACGAACGGTAACGTCGGCTCTCCGACGCTTGGCAAAGAAGAAATCGCGGCGATTCGCAAGCTGGAAGCGGAAGCTTCGGCCGCGCTCATCGGCGCCGATTTCATCTGGCTGAACTACGATGACGAGTTTTTGTTCCACGACCGCGAATCCAGGATGATGTTCATTAACGCGATTCGGGGGGCGAATCCCGACGTGATGTTCGTGCATAGCAGTGGCGACTATCATCCCGACCACCGGATCTGCTCCGAAATCGCCATCGATTGCCGAATACCCGTCACCGTTCCGCTGATCAAGACCGAGCATCCGCATATGTCGAAGATTCCTCATGTTTTTCTAATGGACACGATTGGCAGCATCGGCTTCGAGCCAGAGGCATACGTCGATATCACCGAGTCATTCGACATGAAAGCACGGATGCTCGAATGCCACGACAGCCAGAATACCTGGCTGCAATATATGTACGGGACGGGAATTGTGGAGAACGCGGCGAAGACATCGGCTTTCCGGGGCGCAGCTCCCGGCTTCAAATACGCGGAAGCCTTCCGCAGCCTGCCCCTCTATCCGATCCCGGGCGGTCTTCATTTGCTTCCATGA
- a CDS encoding sialate O-acetylesterase, whose product MDNPAVCFTILEPVPHQVFQRDEQDVAVIPIKLDLAGVFLEGSNSRAEARIIGVSSVSAWRPLGPVESDLFNGDLTNVPLGEHILEVRIVPGTTGADSARSYVSPVFVGDLWILAGQSNMDGVGKLGPIQQPETGISCFYLGDRWDIATDPLCWLLESADPINWEVPEDERPQAILEQRQFRQHGAGLGIPFAKEIRDHVQVPIGLIVCSHSGTSMAHWDYRLADKGGSSFYGAMLRRVNKLGGKVKGCLWYQGESDTGAETAPLYYETMVAWVSALRRDLNDPQLPFIYAQLSVFYVLEPDARWPNSALWNRVQTDQLALENVIPYSAMVPTIDAGLADIIHLDTEALRQVGQRMAWQALRIAYAEPIADTGPRPALFRWNEERTVLTIVFSGINGQLHEVGRVCGFQVASESRRLPFMAELTEDRLRIRLRFEQPVPTASQLSHGSGFNPVVNVKDERGIPLVVFGPVTV is encoded by the coding sequence ATGGATAATCCGGCGGTTTGTTTCACGATTCTCGAGCCGGTGCCGCATCAAGTCTTTCAAAGAGACGAACAAGACGTAGCCGTCATCCCGATCAAGCTGGATCTGGCAGGCGTGTTTCTCGAAGGATCGAACAGCCGCGCAGAAGCTCGAATTATTGGCGTTAGTTCGGTCAGTGCTTGGAGACCATTAGGTCCCGTAGAGAGTGATTTGTTTAATGGTGACTTGACGAATGTGCCCTTAGGAGAGCACATCTTAGAGGTTCGAATAGTACCCGGAACAACTGGTGCCGATTCGGCAAGAAGCTACGTCTCGCCGGTGTTCGTGGGCGATCTCTGGATACTGGCCGGCCAGTCGAATATGGATGGCGTAGGCAAGCTTGGACCTATCCAGCAGCCGGAGACCGGAATCAGCTGCTTCTATCTGGGAGATCGGTGGGACATCGCGACCGACCCGCTATGCTGGCTGCTTGAATCGGCAGACCCGATCAATTGGGAAGTGCCGGAAGACGAGCGACCTCAGGCAATTCTCGAGCAAAGGCAATTTCGCCAGCACGGAGCAGGTTTAGGCATTCCTTTCGCTAAGGAGATCAGAGATCATGTCCAAGTCCCGATTGGCCTTATCGTATGCTCCCATTCCGGGACCAGCATGGCGCATTGGGATTACCGGCTTGCAGATAAGGGAGGCAGCTCCTTCTACGGTGCGATGCTGCGAAGGGTTAATAAGCTTGGTGGCAAAGTTAAGGGTTGTCTATGGTACCAAGGAGAAAGCGATACAGGCGCGGAAACAGCTCCTCTGTATTACGAAACGATGGTTGCCTGGGTATCCGCACTGCGCAGAGACCTAAACGATCCGCAGCTTCCTTTCATCTATGCGCAGCTGTCTGTCTTTTACGTCCTCGAGCCGGATGCGAGATGGCCGAATTCCGCCTTGTGGAATCGCGTGCAAACGGATCAGCTTGCGCTGGAGAACGTCATACCCTACTCGGCAATGGTTCCGACGATAGACGCTGGCTTGGCTGACATTATTCATTTGGATACGGAAGCTCTACGGCAAGTCGGACAAAGGATGGCGTGGCAGGCATTGCGGATCGCTTATGCTGAACCAATCGCGGATACGGGGCCGCGGCCGGCCTTGTTTCGATGGAACGAGGAGCGTACGGTGCTGACCATCGTTTTCTCCGGAATTAACGGTCAATTACATGAAGTTGGCCGAGTATGCGGGTTTCAAGTGGCAAGCGAAAGTCGGAGACTCCCGTTCATGGCTGAATTGACGGAAGATCGACTGCGTATACGATTGCGCTTCGAGCAGCCTGTTCCGACTGCGAGCCAGCTATCTCACGGTTCGGGCTTCAACCCCGTCGTGAACGTGAAGGACGAGAGAGGAATTCCGCTTGTCGTGTTTGGACCGGTTACGGTATGA
- a CDS encoding mandelate racemase/muconate lactonizing enzyme family protein codes for MKITAVRTKPIKIPFYKGEKWAGGTRYSAPSLIIQIETDEGLIGIGESVGPTIPVIQTVVDKEFAPFVIGRDPMELESILHRLEEYCVNWKQIGYYGMAGIEMALLDLRGKILNTPAYNLLGGKVKSEVAFAGYVFIDTPEANADVARQFAAAGYTELKLKVGRDMDLDTKRVKAVREAVGPTIKIRIDANQNWSVPTAIKAIRRMEKYDLQMVEQPTRYDDVDGMATVARAVDVPIIADEGCATYEDALRLIDKRACACFLVYPSEAGGILKAKQIVDLANHAGIWCVTGSWAETGIGTLGNVHLVASSRNFPFANDTHLNFMTGDLLREQLAFSQGSIEVPNLPGFGIDLDVAKLDFYGTDFEREMVFYDPQDPQFQPRIGQIL; via the coding sequence ATGAAAATTACGGCAGTACGTACGAAGCCCATTAAAATTCCTTTTTACAAAGGGGAGAAATGGGCAGGAGGCACAAGGTATAGCGCGCCTTCGCTTATTATTCAAATCGAAACGGACGAGGGCTTGATCGGTATCGGTGAATCGGTTGGTCCGACTATTCCCGTTATCCAAACCGTGGTAGACAAGGAATTCGCCCCTTTCGTTATCGGCCGCGATCCGATGGAGCTGGAATCGATCCTTCACCGGCTAGAGGAGTATTGCGTCAACTGGAAGCAAATCGGCTATTACGGCATGGCAGGAATCGAGATGGCTTTGCTGGATTTAAGAGGGAAGATACTGAACACGCCTGCGTACAATTTGCTCGGCGGGAAGGTGAAGTCGGAAGTCGCTTTTGCAGGTTACGTCTTCATAGATACACCGGAAGCAAACGCGGATGTTGCAAGACAATTCGCAGCGGCAGGCTATACCGAATTGAAGCTGAAGGTTGGACGTGATATGGATCTCGACACGAAGAGGGTCAAGGCCGTGCGTGAAGCGGTTGGACCAACGATAAAAATTCGCATCGACGCGAACCAGAATTGGAGTGTTCCCACCGCCATTAAAGCGATTCGCCGAATGGAGAAATACGATTTGCAAATGGTCGAGCAGCCGACCCGTTACGACGATGTGGACGGCATGGCCACCGTTGCACGCGCGGTTGACGTGCCGATCATTGCCGATGAAGGCTGTGCTACTTACGAGGATGCGCTGCGTTTGATCGACAAGAGGGCATGTGCTTGTTTTCTCGTTTACCCGTCGGAAGCAGGCGGCATCCTGAAAGCGAAGCAGATCGTCGATCTGGCGAACCACGCCGGCATATGGTGCGTAACCGGAAGCTGGGCAGAGACCGGAATCGGAACGCTCGGCAACGTACATCTCGTTGCCTCATCACGGAATTTCCCATTCGCGAACGATACGCATCTGAACTTCATGACCGGCGATTTACTGCGCGAGCAATTGGCGTTTTCCCAAGGCAGCATCGAAGTGCCGAACCTTCCCGGCTTCGGCATTGACCTTGATGTCGCGAAGCTCGACTTCTACGGGACGGATTTCGAACGGGAAATGGTATTCTACGATCCGCAGGATCCGCAATTCCAGCCGAGGATCGGCCAAATCTTGTAG
- a CDS encoding MDR/zinc-dependent alcohol dehydrogenase-like family protein, producing MFGLPGKPIETDMQTVVMKELSLHGTTNAPRVWPRVIRMMAAGQVRVKPLLTHFFQFEEMDKAIAFARSQTDDAVKIIVLLDEDQGESR from the coding sequence TTGTTCGGTTTGCCCGGCAAGCCGATTGAGACGGACATGCAGACCGTCGTCATGAAGGAATTAAGCTTACATGGTACGACAAACGCACCACGCGTTTGGCCGCGAGTGATTCGAATGATGGCAGCCGGGCAAGTGCGGGTGAAGCCGCTGCTCACGCACTTCTTTCAGTTCGAAGAAATGGATAAGGCGATCGCCTTCGCTCGGAGCCAAACCGACGATGCGGTCAAAATCATCGTTTTATTAGACGAGGATCAGGGGGAATCGCGATGA
- a CDS encoding zinc-dependent alcohol dehydrogenase — translation MRNHIWEWTGFNAMEPRDTERGVVGDGQVEVRIRAIGICGTDLHIMSGHAVFAQPPLPLGHELAGVVERVGKGVTSYKIGDRVCIDPLTGCGVCGECLSGNKHRCPDSGEYGLQYPGGWQQFLIVPASNLYLLPDSLSYAEATQAETLHCCLGGIDKLDIRIGEHAAVVGDGPTGLYFVQLLKAAGAGKVSFIGMRESRLKLGRELGADDTSNRSALKPDPPEAESQDIVIDAAGTASSLALCIELLKKAGGCSCSVCPASRLRRTCRPSS, via the coding sequence ATGCGAAACCACATTTGGGAATGGACGGGATTTAACGCCATGGAACCGCGCGACACGGAACGCGGGGTAGTCGGAGACGGTCAAGTCGAGGTCCGCATTCGGGCGATCGGCATTTGCGGCACTGACCTGCACATTATGAGCGGGCATGCAGTATTCGCTCAGCCACCGCTTCCTCTCGGACATGAGCTGGCAGGCGTCGTGGAGCGGGTGGGCAAGGGAGTTACTTCATATAAGATCGGCGACCGCGTCTGTATAGATCCATTAACAGGCTGCGGCGTGTGCGGAGAGTGCCTGTCTGGAAACAAGCATCGCTGCCCCGATTCCGGTGAATACGGTCTCCAATATCCGGGGGGCTGGCAGCAGTTTCTGATCGTACCGGCCTCCAATCTGTACTTGCTGCCCGATTCGCTCAGCTACGCGGAAGCTACCCAAGCGGAGACGCTGCATTGCTGCTTAGGTGGAATCGATAAATTAGACATTCGCATCGGTGAGCATGCGGCGGTGGTAGGCGATGGTCCAACCGGCTTGTATTTCGTGCAGCTGTTAAAAGCGGCGGGTGCAGGTAAAGTGAGCTTCATTGGCATGCGGGAGAGTCGGCTCAAGCTGGGTCGTGAGCTGGGTGCGGACGATACATCGAACAGGAGCGCCCTCAAACCAGATCCGCCCGAAGCGGAATCGCAGGACATCGTCATTGACGCAGCGGGCACGGCGTCCTCGCTCGCATTATGCATTGAACTTCTGAAAAAGGCGGGCGGCTGCTCTTGTTCGGTTTGCCCGGCAAGCCGATTGAGACGGACATGCAGACCGTCGTCATGA
- a CDS encoding glycoside hydrolase family 32 protein — protein sequence MENEEMQEAIRTTREFRMKLLNDRHRPGYHFAMPEGLGIPGDPNGAFYANGRYHLMYLYLHNSNSFHWGHVSSHNLVHWRYHQDALIVSNGDNGAFSGGAFVDEDGTVYLSYSSLATSLETMAGGGVGIARSSDSHYDTWEKFDKLALQSTVNGITEAVGPDGETLYVGCCDPSNIWKKDGIYYMQTGNLCVLSKYGRAEDSPLEARGDWTDLFRSTDLRAWEYVDRFYERDRTNKWTEESEDDMCASFFPLPVSRQGGAASGKHLQLFISHNKGCQYYIGKYQDDRFLPESHGRMTWADSTFCAPEALMDDKGRQIMWAWLVDNLDDELQYGWSGVYSLPRTLWLGDDDTLRMAPVDELALLRYNEKRFPPAIIPAGERLELTNINGESSEIKLVITPGSASKVGLKVRASANEEEVTLLYYDADSNELVFDSTKSGAGGRTIREAAPFQLHEHEKLELTVFIDKSVIEIYACNRQAIARRVYPGRSDSTGVYLFSEGAAAAFDTIQVWEVMPSNPY from the coding sequence ATGGAGAACGAAGAGATGCAAGAAGCCATTCGGACGACGAGAGAATTCAGAATGAAATTGCTGAATGACCGCCATCGCCCGGGCTATCATTTTGCGATGCCCGAGGGACTCGGCATTCCTGGCGATCCGAACGGTGCTTTCTATGCTAATGGCCGCTATCATCTGATGTACCTCTATCTGCACAACAGCAACTCCTTTCATTGGGGGCATGTATCGAGCCATAATTTGGTCCATTGGCGTTATCATCAGGATGCGCTGATCGTAAGCAACGGCGATAACGGCGCATTCAGCGGAGGAGCTTTCGTCGATGAAGATGGAACCGTCTATCTCTCCTATTCTAGCTTGGCAACGAGCCTCGAAACGATGGCCGGAGGAGGCGTCGGCATTGCGCGGAGCTCAGACAGTCATTACGACACATGGGAAAAGTTCGATAAGCTCGCATTGCAGAGTACAGTCAACGGGATTACGGAAGCAGTCGGTCCTGATGGAGAAACGCTGTATGTCGGCTGCTGCGATCCAAGCAATATTTGGAAGAAGGACGGCATCTACTATATGCAGACAGGCAACCTCTGCGTGCTCAGCAAATACGGCAGAGCCGAAGATTCGCCGCTCGAAGCCAGAGGGGATTGGACGGATCTATTCCGGTCGACGGACCTCCGGGCATGGGAGTACGTAGACCGATTCTACGAGCGGGATCGCACGAACAAATGGACGGAGGAAAGTGAAGACGATATGTGCGCCAGCTTCTTTCCGCTTCCGGTTTCCAGACAAGGCGGAGCTGCGAGCGGGAAGCATCTGCAGCTATTCATATCGCATAACAAAGGCTGCCAGTATTATATCGGCAAGTACCAAGATGATCGCTTCCTGCCAGAATCCCATGGACGCATGACGTGGGCGGATTCGACTTTCTGCGCTCCGGAAGCGTTGATGGACGATAAAGGGCGGCAGATCATGTGGGCTTGGCTCGTAGATAATTTGGACGACGAGCTGCAATACGGGTGGTCCGGCGTATACAGCCTGCCGAGAACGTTGTGGCTAGGAGACGATGATACGCTGCGAATGGCTCCCGTCGACGAGCTTGCTCTACTGAGATACAACGAGAAGCGCTTTCCCCCCGCCATCATTCCTGCCGGAGAGCGACTGGAGCTGACGAATATTAACGGAGAGTCCTCCGAAATCAAGCTTGTGATAACGCCGGGATCGGCCAGCAAAGTCGGCTTGAAAGTGCGTGCCTCGGCGAACGAGGAGGAAGTGACGCTGCTCTATTACGATGCCGATTCGAATGAGCTGGTATTCGATTCGACAAAAAGCGGTGCCGGCGGCAGAACCATCAGAGAAGCAGCGCCTTTTCAGTTGCACGAACACGAGAAGCTCGAGCTTACGGTCTTTATCGACAAATCCGTTATCGAAATCTATGCGTGCAACCGTCAAGCCATCGCCAGGCGGGTTTATCCGGGCAGATCGGACAGTACAGGCGTATATCTCTTCAGCGAAGGCGCCGCCGCAGCATTCGATACGATTCAGGTTTGGGAAGTGATGCCTTCAAATCCGTATTAG